The segment CTGTCAACCCGTGACCGCTCGATGCCATAGCCTTCCAGTACCGCACAAAGACTGCTGTTAGCGACAAAATAGCGTTCCATTTCCGGGTACACCCAAAGCCGGTGCACGGCATAATCGGTGATGACCGCCGTAATCGGAACCTTCATGCCATGATATTTAGCCAGATAGGCTGCTAACCCGGCAGGCGTCGCATGAGTACAGACAATGGCATCCGGCCGGTACTCCAGAATCAGCCGGTGCATACGGGAGGCTAAAAACCAGTTGATAATCTGGCTGATCAGCGAAGCTGACACATCCTTGTTGCCCCAGCGGTACATAAGACCATAAGCCGGCGGAAACAGCGACAAAATAATAAGATAGATTTTTAATATCAATTGTCCCACCATGGGGCTGAAAAAGTCAAAAATATTTGCAATCTTCACTTCGGCATCAGGGTCCTGCCGAAGCATGGCAGTACGGACGGCTTGTGCCGCCCGTGTATGTCCTGCTCCAATGGGAGCGCTAAAGAATAAAATTTTTCGTTTCTTCGGCAACACTAGCCCTCCTGTTTCCAAACAAGCTGCTTATAATAAGTGACTTTATTATCATCACCCTGCCCTGTCAGCAACTCTTTCGCTGTTTTTCCCTCAAAAACCGGAATATCGCCAGCGACCTCCGCCAGCGGAATCAGCACGAACTTGCGCTCCGCCAGCCGTGGATGGGGCAGACTCAGACGTGGTGAATTGCATATCCGATTTTCATATAGCAGCAAATCAATATCAATGTTCCGCGGCCCCCAGCGCTCCTTGCGAACCCGCCCCAGCCGCGCCTCTACAGCCAGGCACTGCTCCAGCAAAGCCTCCGGTTCAAGCGTTGTTTTTATCGAAATAACCGCATTAAGAAAAGCCGGCTGTTCTTTTACCCCCACCGGCTCAGTTTCATACAAAGCAGATGTCTGACACACGGTAAGCGACGGGCAGGCGGCCAACAATCTGACCGCAGCAGCGATATACTGCTCACGGTCACCAAGATTGGAGCCTAAACCAAGTAAAATCATGCCTTCGTCCTTTTGGTTTCCACCTGAACATAATCAATCTGCCCGGCGATAGGAACATAGGGTTTGCGAATTTTTACGTTCACGCTGCTGATCAGCGGCCTTTCCAGCAAGGTATC is part of the Propionispora vibrioides genome and harbors:
- the folK gene encoding 2-amino-4-hydroxy-6-hydroxymethyldihydropteridine diphosphokinase → MILLGLGSNLGDREQYIAAAVRLLAACPSLTVCQTSALYETEPVGVKEQPAFLNAVISIKTTLEPEALLEQCLAVEARLGRVRKERWGPRNIDIDLLLYENRICNSPRLSLPHPRLAERKFVLIPLAEVAGDIPVFEGKTAKELLTGQGDDNKVTYYKQLVWKQEG